The following proteins are co-located in the Sulfurovum sp. TSL6 genome:
- a CDS encoding sodium-dependent bicarbonate transport family permease yields the protein MNIDLILQNILNPPILFFLLGMLAVFFKSELSIPQPLPKLFSLYLLIAIGLHGGYELSHSGINTYIFTALFLAVLMAVIVPIYSYFILRIKLDNYNAIAIAATYGSISAVTFITGITYLQTIGVEYGGYMVAGMALMESPAIVVGLVFATLFTTGSEDNKKTDWKEIFREAFLNPSVYLLVGALIIGILTGEKGWNSMEPLFGTLFKGMLAFFLLDMGLVAAKRIYELKKVGLFLIIFAIAMPIFNASVAILLGYFFELSRGDTLLLSLLAGSASYIAVPAAMRLSVPEANPGLYLPLSLAVTFPFNISLGIPLYYYFITILWG from the coding sequence ATGAATATAGATTTAATACTTCAAAATATTTTAAATCCACCCATATTATTTTTTTTACTTGGTATGTTAGCTGTTTTTTTTAAATCAGAATTATCGATTCCTCAGCCTTTACCTAAACTTTTTTCATTGTATCTTTTGATAGCAATTGGGCTTCATGGAGGATATGAACTTTCTCATAGCGGTATCAATACCTACATATTCACTGCGCTTTTCTTAGCAGTTCTTATGGCAGTCATTGTGCCAATCTATAGCTATTTTATTTTACGTATTAAATTGGATAATTATAATGCTATTGCTATTGCTGCGACCTATGGATCAATCAGTGCAGTGACCTTTATTACCGGTATAACCTATCTTCAAACGATTGGCGTTGAATATGGAGGATATATGGTCGCTGGAATGGCACTTATGGAATCTCCGGCAATTGTTGTAGGACTTGTTTTTGCCACACTCTTTACTACAGGTTCTGAAGATAATAAAAAGACGGATTGGAAAGAGATCTTTAGAGAGGCATTTTTAAATCCATCTGTCTATTTATTGGTGGGTGCTCTGATCATTGGTATTTTGACCGGAGAAAAAGGTTGGAATTCTATGGAGCCATTGTTTGGCACTCTGTTTAAAGGAATGCTGGCATTTTTCCTTCTTGATATGGGATTGGTCGCAGCAAAAAGAATTTATGAATTAAAAAAAGTTGGACTCTTTTTAATTATATTTGCCATAGCTATGCCTATCTTTAATGCATCCGTCGCTATTCTTTTAGGGTACTTCTTTGAACTATCAAGAGGAGATACTTTATTATTGTCATTGCTTGCCGGAAGTGCGTCATATATTGCCGTTCCTGCGGCTATGAGGTTATCTGTACCTGAAGCCAATCCAGGTCTCTATTTACCATTAAGTTTAGCGGTAACTTTCCCTTTTAATATCTCTTTAGGGATACCGCTATACTACTACTTTATAACTATTTTATGGGGTTAA
- a CDS encoding DUF190 domain-containing protein: MKKMKKVEVIIESIYTNRVLELFKESGVTGYTIIRDIEGCGSHGLKTADEANDLLSNNYIFTVCEEEKFAKLIEKIRSFINKYGGKCIVSDSLVLLHEKES, encoded by the coding sequence ATGAAAAAAATGAAAAAAGTTGAAGTCATCATCGAATCTATTTATACAAATAGAGTATTAGAGTTATTTAAAGAGAGTGGCGTAACGGGTTATACCATCATTAGAGATATCGAGGGGTGTGGAAGTCACGGACTAAAAACTGCCGATGAAGCCAATGACCTCCTGAGTAATAATTATATATTTACCGTGTGTGAAGAGGAGAAGTTTGCAAAGTTGATAGAGAAGATCAGATCTTTTATCAACAAATACGGCGGGAAATGTATCGTGAGTGACTCTTTAGTGTTGTTGCATGAAAAAGAGTCATGA
- a CDS encoding GyrI-like domain-containing protein, with product MKRETLDKKIKISNDLMFYIYTHIETDINIDELADHYKINKFYLHKIFKEVFGRNIYESIKSIRLQKASNLLLTNKYSTISEVANECGYSSQTSFIRAFKERFSMTPNKWRKGGYKEYSHKILLQSPKAQASTASFDVIQPQIVKMPQMSAYYIRHRGYDYDKSKLTWQKIQSWIYQNELKDYTEISLFHDNPTITPLDECHYVACVVPNEEKELKDQRLPRFNISEGVYAKFDLEGTRGDLLKFIHWVYHEWLPKSEYQTTTKPPYAIYHKNHYLDEDKKFSISFYLSIKF from the coding sequence ATGAAACGAGAAACTTTAGATAAAAAAATAAAAATTTCAAATGATTTAATGTTCTATATCTACACGCATATAGAGACAGATATCAACATTGATGAGTTAGCAGATCATTACAAGATCAATAAATTTTACTTGCATAAGATCTTTAAAGAAGTGTTTGGCCGTAATATCTATGAAAGTATTAAATCCATACGTCTTCAAAAGGCTTCTAACCTTTTGCTGACCAATAAATATTCGACGATTTCTGAAGTGGCCAATGAGTGTGGCTACAGTTCTCAAACCTCTTTTATTCGTGCCTTTAAAGAACGCTTTTCCATGACGCCAAACAAGTGGAGAAAAGGTGGATATAAAGAGTATTCACATAAAATTCTCTTGCAATCACCAAAGGCACAAGCTTCCACAGCCAGTTTTGATGTCATTCAGCCTCAAATTGTGAAGATGCCTCAGATGAGTGCCTATTATATCCGTCATAGAGGCTATGATTACGATAAATCAAAACTCACATGGCAAAAAATTCAAAGTTGGATCTACCAGAATGAGTTAAAGGATTATACGGAGATATCACTTTTCCACGACAATCCAACCATCACACCATTAGATGAATGTCATTATGTGGCATGTGTAGTACCGAATGAAGAAAAAGAGTTAAAAGATCAACGTTTACCAAGATTTAATATCTCAGAAGGTGTTTATGCCAAATTTGACCTGGAAGGTACCCGAGGGGATCTACTGAAATTCATCCATTGGGTCTATCATGAGTGGCTGCCTAAAAGTGAATATCAAACAACCACGAAACCGCCTTATGCGATCTATCACAAAAACCATTATCTTGATGAAGATAAGAAATTTTCGATCAGTTTTTATTTGTCGATCAAGTTTTAA
- a CDS encoding acetyl/propionyl/methylcrotonyl-CoA carboxylase subunit alpha — MTKKISKILIANRGEIALRIIRACKELDITSVVIHSDADSEGSWVQKADKSVLLEGHPVQVYLDYENIIKVAKELKCSAIHPGYGFLSESADFARACDENGIIFIGPKAEHIELFGDKITSKNAMKEIGVPVLEGTTTPITDKKEAEKISQEIGFPVIIKAAFGGGGRGMRVVHEAKQFDALFEAATSEAKKFFGNGDVFIEKFVSNPRHIEVQVIADKYGNVVHLGERDCSIQRRHQKVIEIAPSPSLNEATRKELYRIAIRAMNRLGYENVGTIEFLLDEKDNIYFIEMNTRLQVEHPVTEIITGVDIVQRMIQIAEGDKLHFLQEEIVFRGYAIEFRINAEDPLNNFMPSFGTIEKYLTPGGPGVRLDTSVYGGYSIPTNYDSMIGKLIVWALDWEGVVKKAKRALDEYYIEGLTTNIPLHKEVACDESFQKGIFDTGFLDKRVEHFALINTIAPTKDKRISSFISKLMQKGLTSEKGDFI; from the coding sequence ATGACTAAAAAGATATCAAAAATCTTAATTGCCAACCGTGGTGAAATTGCTCTACGTATCATCAGAGCATGTAAAGAGTTGGATATTACCAGTGTGGTAATACATTCGGATGCAGACAGTGAAGGTTCATGGGTACAAAAAGCAGATAAGAGTGTCTTACTTGAAGGGCATCCTGTACAAGTCTATTTGGATTATGAAAATATCATTAAGGTCGCTAAAGAGTTAAAATGTAGCGCGATCCATCCAGGGTATGGTTTCTTGTCTGAAAGTGCTGACTTTGCAAGAGCCTGTGATGAGAACGGTATTATCTTTATTGGTCCAAAAGCAGAACACATTGAACTTTTTGGAGACAAGATCACTTCAAAAAATGCTATGAAAGAGATAGGGGTACCTGTGCTAGAAGGTACTACTACTCCTATCACAGATAAAAAAGAAGCAGAAAAGATCTCCCAAGAGATAGGTTTCCCGGTGATCATCAAAGCAGCATTTGGTGGTGGTGGTCGAGGAATGCGTGTTGTGCATGAGGCAAAACAGTTCGATGCACTCTTTGAAGCAGCAACAAGTGAGGCAAAAAAATTCTTTGGAAATGGTGATGTATTTATAGAAAAATTCGTAAGTAATCCCCGACATATTGAAGTGCAGGTCATTGCAGACAAGTATGGAAATGTTGTGCATTTGGGGGAAAGAGACTGTTCGATTCAGAGACGTCACCAAAAAGTCATCGAGATCGCACCCTCTCCAAGCCTTAATGAGGCTACACGAAAAGAGCTCTATCGTATTGCTATAAGAGCCATGAACCGCTTAGGGTATGAAAATGTCGGTACGATTGAATTCTTGCTCGATGAAAAAGATAATATTTACTTTATTGAAATGAATACACGTCTTCAGGTGGAACACCCGGTCACTGAGATCATCACCGGTGTTGACATCGTACAACGTATGATACAAATAGCAGAAGGGGACAAACTTCATTTCTTACAAGAAGAGATCGTGTTTAGAGGTTATGCCATTGAGTTCAGGATCAATGCAGAAGATCCGCTCAACAATTTCATGCCATCATTTGGAACGATTGAAAAGTACTTAACCCCAGGTGGACCAGGTGTGAGACTGGACACAAGCGTCTATGGTGGATACTCCATACCTACAAATTATGATTCTATGATAGGTAAACTTATCGTATGGGCATTAGACTGGGAAGGTGTCGTTAAAAAAGCCAAAAGAGCTTTAGATGAATACTACATAGAAGGTCTGACAACCAACATTCCACTCCATAAAGAAGTTGCGTGTGATGAGAGTTTCCAAAAAGGTATATTTGATACAGGATTTTTAGACAAACGTGTAGAACACTTTGCCCTGATCAATACCATCGCGCCAACGAAAGATAAGCGTATCAGTTCTTTTATTTCAAAATTGATGCAAAAAGGATTAACCTCGGAAAAAGGTGATTTTATTTAG
- a CDS encoding ABC transporter ATP-binding protein — translation MKLNDIVINYVKKIIKEDRKNIFHLLYYSIIDAILVLSIPLASAIIINSVLAHASLSIVILGSIVLVLFVFITILQLLKEYIVEKFQQKVFLQEGIEIATKAIKLNHEDNDDEIKHRKLMNYFFDITSIQKFFPILLLDGLGLVIKIVVSLLLLLAFDPLLFAAGTLFFSIYIILLLVLGHNAAQGALNRSDAKHNTIYFLQHINEEKGTEEETLSKFDTYLSRYVQARRKLFKIIVRQLGFTYFAEGFIFSMFLIIGGYLVINGSLPLGEFVAAEIIVTSITYALKGFAKQLDYIYDMIEGLYKVNKLSVGLEDKKDG, via the coding sequence ATGAAACTTAATGATATTGTTATTAATTATGTAAAAAAAATCATTAAAGAAGATCGAAAAAATATTTTTCATTTATTGTATTATTCTATCATTGATGCCATTCTAGTTTTATCTATACCTCTGGCATCAGCCATCATTATCAACAGTGTATTGGCACACGCCTCACTCTCTATAGTTATTTTAGGGTCAATAGTCCTTGTTTTATTTGTATTTATTACCATTTTACAATTGTTAAAAGAGTATATTGTTGAAAAGTTTCAACAGAAAGTTTTTCTTCAAGAAGGCATAGAGATTGCGACAAAAGCAATAAAGCTTAACCATGAAGATAATGATGATGAAATTAAACATAGAAAATTAATGAACTACTTTTTTGATATTACCTCGATTCAAAAGTTCTTTCCTATTCTTTTGCTTGATGGCTTGGGACTTGTGATCAAAATCGTGGTAAGTCTTCTTTTGTTACTTGCATTTGACCCGCTTCTATTTGCTGCAGGAACACTCTTTTTTTCTATTTATATCATTCTGTTGCTTGTTCTTGGACACAATGCAGCACAAGGTGCATTAAACCGTTCGGATGCAAAACACAATACCATCTATTTTTTACAGCATATCAATGAAGAAAAAGGTACTGAAGAAGAAACGTTATCAAAGTTTGATACCTATTTAAGTAGGTATGTACAGGCTAGGCGAAAGTTATTTAAGATTATTGTCAGACAATTGGGATTTACTTATTTTGCAGAAGGATTCATATTTAGTATGTTTTTGATCATAGGAGGTTATCTAGTTATTAATGGCAGTCTGCCTTTGGGGGAATTTGTTGCAGCTGAAATTATTGTTACCTCTATTACTTATGCATTAAAAGGATTTGCAAAACAGCTTGATTATATTTATGATATGATCGAAGGACTTTATAAAGTCAATAAGCTGTCAGTAGGGTTGGAGGATAAGAAAGATGGATAG
- a CDS encoding HlyD family secretion protein, whose translation MDRFEFDSLKLVKTKPFVNRIGRFTFYLILFFIAVLFLPWRQTVQGEGTLIAYDPTQRIQSISAPIDGFIDTFYVSENEHVRKGMKIFTMVDPDKDYKTRVYKMKEDFEQQHQNTENELVVLKQKDISLINQKKIRMELYDKRYIQAEEQLKSLQLKYKAEKKNYEVVFNQFTRIKQLYIQKIESKKNYEKAENQYINAKTKFDKIEIDIEVQKRHLLIIQQEKQHFLEEIDNQIRTLENNMLGVETRLNILKRDYEKHLTKIARYETSSVVSKKDGFVMRILENDKNTYIKKGQPIIRFSPDVNTSALLLKVSDFNMPLMKEGLTVRIRFHGWPVLHIPGWPMIRFGTFGGIIKRVDPILHEKGAYYAYVVEDPNEPWPSHEKLRIGTDATAWVALSRVPIWYELWRLMNAFPAKMVTTGNK comes from the coding sequence ATGGATAGATTTGAGTTTGATTCATTGAAACTTGTTAAGACAAAACCTTTTGTGAATCGTATTGGACGTTTTACTTTTTATCTTATACTTTTTTTCATAGCAGTTCTTTTTTTACCCTGGAGACAAACAGTTCAGGGTGAAGGTACATTGATCGCGTATGACCCTACTCAGAGGATACAATCTATTTCTGCGCCTATTGATGGTTTTATTGATACCTTTTATGTTTCAGAGAATGAACATGTACGCAAGGGGATGAAAATTTTTACTATGGTCGACCCCGATAAAGATTACAAAACACGTGTGTATAAAATGAAAGAGGATTTCGAACAGCAACATCAAAATACAGAAAATGAACTCGTTGTACTGAAACAAAAAGATATCAGTCTTATTAATCAGAAAAAAATACGTATGGAGCTCTATGATAAACGTTATATTCAGGCAGAAGAACAGTTGAAAAGTCTACAGCTGAAATATAAAGCAGAAAAGAAAAACTATGAAGTTGTATTCAATCAGTTTACCAGAATAAAACAACTGTATATTCAAAAAATAGAATCAAAAAAGAATTATGAAAAAGCTGAGAATCAATATATCAATGCAAAAACAAAATTCGATAAAATTGAAATTGACATAGAGGTGCAGAAGCGTCATTTATTAATCATTCAACAGGAAAAACAACACTTTTTAGAGGAAATTGATAATCAGATAAGAACACTTGAAAACAATATGTTAGGAGTGGAAACACGCTTAAATATCTTGAAAAGAGACTATGAAAAACATTTAACAAAGATAGCCAGATATGAAACATCATCCGTAGTTTCAAAAAAAGATGGTTTTGTCATGCGAATTTTGGAAAATGATAAGAATACTTATATCAAAAAAGGCCAACCTATCATACGTTTTTCTCCTGATGTCAACACAAGTGCACTTTTACTAAAGGTATCAGATTTCAATATGCCCTTAATGAAAGAAGGACTCACTGTAAGGATTAGATTTCATGGATGGCCTGTGTTGCACATTCCCGGATGGCCGATGATAAGATTTGGTACCTTTGGAGGCATTATTAAGAGAGTGGATCCGATATTACATGAGAAAGGTGCTTACTATGCCTATGTGGTTGAAGATCCAAATGAACCATGGCCCTCTCATGAAAAACTTCGAATAGGTACAGATGCAACTGCATGGGTTGCCTTGTCACGTGTACCGATCTGGTATGAACTTTGGCGCTTAATGAATGCATTCCCTGCGAAAATGGTCACAACGGGGAATAAATAA
- a CDS encoding TolC family protein has protein sequence MTKTFLRYLIIIFIFSHDAFSKEIFTVDHLKHYLTEENPYIYTAVGKQYIDAARIQSAQGGFDTKLSLEYDKKEYPISTGQFSDISFSKPTENGTEFIVGYRNAEGIQEYNNIKTGSEGELRVGVNVPVFSLLNGMNERKYTLDAAKINATQSTYESQNNLRNLYAHIVTSYYQLLYYNEVLNLEKRLLHKATKRKKFIEKRVRSGDLSDVAILESKQQIINREQRVLRTKNSYTQALQIFLKYLNMPQKEFDLKYVLPSLKMLKKEKIIFQDVISQALKSRPDLKALESQRSKLDLDTAYNSVSAYPKLNLFAYGVHDIKYGEGIKVGLQFDIPLERRSYKGKMIEIQKGITQLEEEKDRLLLELKTNLKNLMYSLDIFNQNIDLGYKETKIVESLEEVENKKYEVGSSDLFQINQREIGTLEVKRKQLEYYLNALMIQQAIKKEMGEFIIL, from the coding sequence ATGACAAAAACATTTTTAAGATACTTGATAATTATTTTTATTTTTTCTCATGACGCTTTTTCTAAAGAAATTTTTACAGTGGATCATCTGAAACATTATCTAACAGAAGAAAACCCCTATATTTACACTGCAGTCGGAAAACAATATATTGATGCAGCGCGTATTCAATCGGCACAAGGAGGCTTTGATACGAAATTATCTCTAGAATATGATAAAAAAGAGTACCCGATAAGTACAGGTCAATTTTCTGATATTTCTTTTAGCAAGCCAACAGAAAACGGTACAGAATTTATTGTAGGGTATAGGAATGCAGAAGGGATTCAAGAGTATAACAATATTAAAACCGGTAGTGAAGGAGAGCTGCGTGTGGGAGTGAATGTACCTGTATTTTCACTATTGAATGGAATGAATGAACGAAAATATACTCTTGATGCCGCTAAAATAAATGCTACACAATCGACATATGAATCACAAAACAATTTGAGAAATTTATATGCTCATATTGTCACTTCATATTATCAACTTCTTTATTATAATGAAGTCCTAAATCTTGAGAAAAGACTCTTGCATAAAGCAACAAAAAGAAAAAAATTTATTGAGAAAAGAGTACGTTCTGGAGATCTTTCAGATGTTGCAATACTTGAATCAAAACAGCAGATTATTAATCGTGAACAGAGAGTTCTCAGAACAAAAAACAGTTATACCCAGGCATTACAGATATTTTTAAAATATCTAAACATGCCTCAAAAAGAATTTGATCTGAAATATGTTCTGCCATCATTAAAAATGTTAAAGAAGGAAAAAATAATTTTCCAAGATGTGATCAGTCAAGCATTAAAAAGTAGACCGGATCTTAAAGCATTGGAGTCACAAAGAAGTAAATTGGATCTAGATACAGCATATAATAGTGTATCAGCATACCCGAAGTTAAATCTTTTTGCATACGGAGTGCATGATATAAAATATGGAGAGGGTATAAAAGTTGGACTACAATTTGATATTCCACTAGAAAGACGCTCTTATAAGGGCAAGATGATCGAAATACAAAAAGGTATTACGCAGCTTGAAGAAGAAAAAGATCGATTACTGTTAGAGTTGAAAACGAATTTAAAAAATTTAATGTATTCATTAGATATTTTCAATCAAAATATAGATTTGGGTTATAAAGAGACTAAAATTGTTGAGTCACTTGAAGAAGTTGAAAATAAAAAATATGAAGTTGGTTCAAGTGATCTGTTTCAGATCAATCAACGTGAAATAGGGACCTTGGAAGTTAAGAGAAAGCAATTAGAATACTATTTGAATGCTTTGATGATACAACAAGCGATAAAAAAAGAGATGGGAGAGTTTATTATTCTTTAA
- a CDS encoding DUF2892 domain-containing protein encodes MDINKWRATCRPIRILVGLGLISYGVYSGNAWFYLGVIPLIAGLTNFCPACIATKKCDTAAK; translated from the coding sequence ATGGATATAAATAAATGGAGAGCCACATGTAGACCTATCAGAATTTTGGTAGGATTGGGACTTATCAGTTATGGTGTATACTCAGGAAATGCATGGTTCTATCTTGGTGTAATCCCACTTATCGCAGGGCTTACGAACTTTTGTCCAGCATGTATCGCCACTAAAAAGTGTGATACAGCAGCGAAATAA
- the mgtE gene encoding magnesium transporter: MDKITQYLNDHPYDELHPSEIANILKDLNEKSFHEALQEIPRELIADVALELPDRYFEDIVESFTTKELADSVSDLESDDQTDFMQELEEVDEGIAKAVFSQLDKDDQADILKLKQYDDDEAGAYMQVEVYTANLHHTVHDVIKEFAQLRRNDELENVNYLFVTDEAHNLRYGIGLDHLLVFNFDQTLEENINQNPEKYKTVMGYDHDDIRDIVQKFQEYDLSSMPIIDDNGILLGRITSDDIYDIINEQATDQMYHLAGVNDEAEEDEDIFKAGKSRAVWLGVNLITAIIASLVIGLFTDTLQSIVALAILMPIVASMGGNAGTQSLTVVVRQLALGDIAQHDAFRTIKKEVILSLANGFLFAIIMGIIASIWFDKGMLGIVIALSMVINLLSAGFFGAMVPLLLKKMEVDPAIGSTVVLTTVTDVVGFFSFLGLATLILL, from the coding sequence ATGGATAAAATCACCCAATATTTAAATGATCATCCTTATGATGAACTGCATCCTTCAGAGATAGCTAATATTCTTAAAGACCTCAATGAAAAAAGTTTTCATGAAGCATTACAAGAGATACCTAGAGAGCTTATTGCCGATGTTGCATTAGAACTTCCGGATAGATATTTCGAAGATATTGTTGAGTCTTTTACAACAAAAGAACTTGCAGATTCAGTTTCTGACCTGGAAAGTGATGACCAAACAGACTTTATGCAAGAGCTTGAAGAAGTGGATGAAGGCATCGCTAAAGCAGTATTTAGTCAGTTAGATAAAGATGACCAAGCTGATATCTTAAAACTTAAGCAGTATGATGATGATGAAGCGGGTGCCTACATGCAAGTCGAAGTATATACGGCTAATTTACATCATACTGTACACGATGTGATTAAAGAATTCGCGCAACTAAGAAGAAACGATGAACTTGAAAATGTAAATTATCTCTTTGTGACAGATGAAGCACATAATTTACGTTATGGTATAGGATTAGACCATCTTCTGGTTTTTAACTTTGATCAAACATTGGAAGAGAATATTAATCAAAACCCTGAAAAGTATAAGACTGTTATGGGATATGATCATGATGATATCCGTGATATTGTACAGAAGTTTCAAGAGTATGATCTCTCGTCTATGCCTATCATAGACGATAATGGTATACTTCTTGGGCGTATTACTTCAGATGACATCTATGACATTATCAACGAGCAGGCAACAGATCAGATGTACCATTTAGCAGGTGTGAATGATGAAGCAGAAGAAGATGAAGATATTTTTAAAGCGGGTAAATCACGTGCTGTATGGCTGGGTGTGAATCTGATCACAGCAATTATCGCCTCATTGGTGATAGGTCTTTTCACAGATACACTTCAAAGTATTGTCGCTTTGGCTATTTTGATGCCTATCGTGGCTTCTATGGGTGGTAATGCAGGGACACAAAGTCTTACGGTTGTCGTACGTCAACTCGCGCTTGGTGACATTGCACAGCATGATGCATTTCGTACGATAAAGAAAGAAGTCATACTCTCTCTTGCAAATGGTTTCCTTTTTGCTATAATCATGGGTATAATAGCTTCAATATGGTTTGATAAAGGGATGCTTGGCATCGTTATTGCACTCTCTATGGTCATCAATTTATTGAGTGCGGGTTTCTTTGGTGCTATGGTGCCATTGTTACTCAAAAAAATGGAAGTTGATCCAGCCATTGGAAGTACTGTGGTACTTACAACGGTAACGGATGTTGTAGGCTTCTTTTCGTTCTTGGGTCTAGCGACCCTAATATTATTATAA
- a CDS encoding CNNM domain-containing protein, translating to MDLLILYFTLAVMISFICSILESVLLSVNMAYVSVLEKERPIAGRLLRGHKININKSLSSILILNTIANTLGAAAVGAQAESIYGVGAVFYVSIALTFAILFLSEIIPKTIGAVYWKSLSPVAAYVIHFFIWITYPIIILTLFVTNRISRGVDTTSLTKEELIQSTLHSEDEGLLKEQESDVIENILLLDKIKIKDILTPRTVVFALDGSRSIQDIVESEPAIFKFSRVPVYDESIENITGMVMTKKIFKQGLKDDTVALSTIQKDIFKISENLPVSKALDLFIKKKEHMFLVLDSYDQTEGIVTLEDCVETILGVEIVDESDSDADMREVAKLKMRLNRRLDSEK from the coding sequence ATGGATTTGTTAATTCTTTATTTCACTTTAGCAGTGATGATATCCTTCATCTGTTCAATTTTAGAATCTGTTTTACTCTCTGTCAATATGGCATATGTTTCAGTGCTTGAAAAAGAGCGTCCTATCGCAGGAAGACTTTTAAGAGGACATAAAATTAATATAAATAAATCTTTATCTTCTATTTTAATTCTCAATACGATTGCCAATACTTTAGGTGCAGCTGCTGTGGGGGCACAGGCTGAAAGTATTTATGGAGTAGGTGCGGTATTTTATGTATCTATTGCCTTGACATTTGCTATTCTTTTTTTGTCTGAGATCATTCCTAAAACCATAGGTGCAGTGTACTGGAAATCTTTATCACCTGTGGCGGCATACGTGATTCATTTTTTCATTTGGATAACGTACCCTATTATCATTTTAACACTCTTTGTGACCAATCGTATAAGCAGAGGTGTTGATACAACCAGTTTGACGAAAGAAGAACTCATACAGAGTACCTTGCATAGTGAAGATGAGGGACTGCTTAAAGAGCAAGAATCTGATGTGATTGAAAACATCCTTCTTCTTGATAAGATAAAGATAAAGGATATATTAACGCCTAGAACGGTTGTTTTTGCTTTAGATGGAAGTAGAAGCATTCAAGATATTGTTGAGAGTGAACCAGCGATATTTAAATTTTCAAGAGTCCCTGTCTACGATGAGAGCATTGAAAATATCACAGGTATGGTCATGACTAAAAAAATCTTTAAACAAGGTCTAAAAGATGATACTGTAGCGTTAAGTACGATACAAAAAGACATTTTTAAGATCTCAGAAAACTTGCCTGTATCTAAAGCGCTTGATCTGTTCATTAAGAAAAAAGAGCATATGTTTCTTGTCCTTGACAGTTATGATCAGACTGAGGGTATCGTAACACTTGAAGACTGTGTAGAGACGATTCTTGGTGTAGAGATCGTTGATGAGAGTGACAGTGATGCAGATATGAGAGAAGTGGCAAAGCTTAAAATGCGTTTGAATCGTAGATTAGACAGTGAAAAATAA